In Pomacea canaliculata isolate SZHN2017 linkage group LG12, ASM307304v1, whole genome shotgun sequence, a single genomic region encodes these proteins:
- the LOC112577154 gene encoding Y+L amino acid transporter 2-like isoform X2, with amino-acid sequence MSRRSSDASAAPDKSDRVEVPPSARLSISSSSSSSCSSSSSKSSVVISEEGVRLQKHLGLTNGVGIIVGIIVGSGIFVSPKGVLLETGSVGSSLIVWALCGTVCLVGAMCYAELGTAILKSGADYAYIGESYGDFPAFLYLWVAVVVVLPTGNAITSLTFANYVLQAVTPRDCPPPPAAVTLVAAMCITLLTFINCTNVKWATRVQDTFTFTKIFALAIIVITGLVKLGMGSTESFENPFEGSTTDPGHFALAFYSGLFSYSGWNYLNFVTEELKDPYKNLPRAIMISLPMVTVIYLLTNVAYFAVLSPAEMLASDAVAVTFADRTLGVMSWIMPVFVACSTFGGLNGAIFTSSRLFFVGARHGHLPGFLATINIKQLTPFPSLLFGCVTSLIMLSSSDIYALINYASFVEALFIGMSIGGLLLLRVTRPDMKRPIKVNIVYPIFYLIVCIFLVITPLTSSPWECLMGLIVIASGIPFYFLGVLWKKKPRGFMIILKKITILSQKLFYASPEELKEE; translated from the exons ATGTCTCGCAGGTCGTCGGACGCCTCGGCGGCGCCAGACAAGTCAGATAGGGTCGAGGTCCCGCCGTCTGCACGTCTCTcgatctcctcttcctcttcttcttcgtGCTCATCGTCCTCTTCTAAGTCTTCGGTCGTCATCTCCGAGGAAGGGGTTCGCCTGCAAAAGCACTTGGGGCTGACCAATGGAGTTGGCATCATCGTTGGCATCATAGTTGGTAGCGGCATCTTCGTGTCACCCAAGGGAGTGCTGCTGGAGACTGGCTCAGTGGGCAGCTCTCTGATTGTGTGGGCACTGTGCGGCACCGTGTGTCTCGTGGGCGCCATGTGCTACGCAGAGCTGGGCACAGCCATACTGAAG AGCGGGGCGGATTATGCGTACATCGGCGAGTCGTACGGCGACTTTCCTGCCTTCCTGTACCTGTGGGTggccgtggtggtggtgctgccgACCGGAAACGCCATCACGTCGCTAACGTTCGCCAACTACGTGCTGCAGGCCGTGACCCCCCGCGATTGTCCGCCGCCCCCCGCCGCCGTCACGCTGGTGGCTGCCATGTGCATCA ccCTGCTGACCTTTATCAACTGCACCAATGTGAAATGGGCAACTCGAGTTCAGGATACTTTCACCTTTACCAAAATTTTTGCCTTGGCTATCATTGTCATCACAGGTTTAGTCAAACTTGGCATGG GCTCCACAGAAAGCTTTGAAAATCCCTTTGAAGGCTCTACTACAGATCCAGGGCACTTTGCTCTAGCCTTTTACTCAGGACTGTTTTCTTACTCAGGATG GAACTATTTGAATTTTGTGACAGAAGAATTAAAAGACCCATACAA AAATTTGCCACGTGCCATCATGATCTCTTTACCAATGGTGactgtaatttacctgctgactaatgTAGCATACTTCGCTGTTCTGTCTCCAGCAGAAATGTTGGCATCTGATGCTGTGGCTGTG acttttgCAGATCGTACTTTAGGAGTGATGTCGTGGATCATGCCAGTATTTGTTGCCTGTTCAACTTTTGGAGGCTTGAATGGAGCGATCTTTACATCCTCTCG CTTATTCTTCGTTGGGGCTCGCCATGGGCATCTGCCTGGTTTCCTagcaacaataaacataaaacagttGACACCTTTTCCATCTCTGTTATTTGGG TGTGTTACATCACTCATCATGCTGTCTTCTAGTGACATCTATGCGCTCATAAACTATGCCAGCTTTGTTGAAGCACTTTTTATTGGCATGTCCATTGGTGGCCTTCTCCTCCTGCGTGTGACACGTCCAGATATGAAAAGACCCATCAAA GTCAACATTGTGTACCCAATATTCTACTTGATTGTGTGCATCTTCTTGGTGATCACACCACTTACTTCAAGCCCATGGGAGTGTCTGATGGGGCTGATTGTCATTGCTTCAGGCATACCCTTTTATTTTCTGGGAGTTCTGTGGAAAAAGAAGCCTCGGGGTTTCATGATTATCCTCA AAAAAATTACCATTCTGTCACAAAAGCTGTTTTATGCTTCACCagaagaactgaaagaagaatga
- the LOC112577158 gene encoding testis, prostate and placenta-expressed protein-like, with protein sequence MTTVGVQPQTVERVNALQLPSYAYHYPHFKRVQLAAVKEQLFHPNLPTLRRMEMDTHMQKLPDEHSRTSTTCGPDDFARATSSRFKPAPLQLCSLNITDQGREIHRCYTTPEELKKVRDEWSAFLCKCPERFDIKLPEVPPKKDLHFTGYAVRYLRPDVTRGWRYTLQQEPRLDQFGQKPLPANIYARYRDTYPKYFRNVASSAWR encoded by the exons ATGACAACCGTAGGAGTGCAGCCGCAGACAGTAGAGCGGGTGAATGCCTTGCAGTTACCCAGCTATGCCTACCACTACCCACATTTCAAGAGAGTGCAGCTGGCGGCGGTAAAGGAGCAGCTGTTCCATCCCAATCTTCCGACTCTTCGCCGCATGGAgatggacacacacatgcaaaagcTTCCTGACGAACACTCTAGGACCTCCACAACCTGCGGACCTG ATGACTTTGCCCGTGCAACCTCCAGTCGTTTTAAGCCAGCTCCTCTGCAACTGTGCAGTCTG AACATAACAGACCAGGGTAGAGAAATCCACAGATGCTACACTACCCCAGAGGAGCTGAA GAAAGTTCGTGACGAGTGGAGTGCGTTTCTGTGCAAGTGCCCCGAGCGATTCGACATCAAGCTTCCAGAAGTTCCCCCGAAAAAAG ATCTACACTTCACTGGGTATGCAGTTCGTTACCTAAGGCCGGACGTTACTCGTGGGTGGAGA TACACGCTGCAGCAGGAGCCAAGGCTGGACCAGTTTGGTCAGAAACCATTGCCTGCAAATATTTA cGCTCGCTATCGTGACACGTACCCCAAGTACTTCCGTAATGTGGCCTCCTCTGCCTGGCGGTAA
- the LOC112577154 gene encoding Y+L amino acid transporter 2-like isoform X1, whose product MGKDKAIVEQARDDGGEGERVQLKQQLGLVNGVGIIVGIIVGSGIFVSPKGVLLEAGSVGLCLTVWGLTGMICCIGAICYAELGTCILTSGADYGYIMQAYGDLPAFLFLWVCLVVIVPTGNAITAMTFANYILQPLFPGCGPPERAVTLLAALCIMQKTKEGSDMVPFPSCKQQMCSGALYCLQFQKLALLTFINCTNVKWATRVQDTFTFTKIFALAIIVITGLVKLGMGSTESFENPFEGSTTDPGHFALAFYSGLFSYSGWNYLNFVTEELKDPYKNLPRAIMISLPMVTVIYLLTNVAYFAVLSPAEMLASDAVAVTFADRTLGVMSWIMPVFVACSTFGGLNGAIFTSSRLFFVGARHGHLPGFLATINIKQLTPFPSLLFGCVTSLIMLSSSDIYALINYASFVEALFIGMSIGGLLLLRVTRPDMKRPIKVNIVYPIFYLIVCIFLVITPLTSSPWECLMGLIVIASGIPFYFLGVLWKKKPRGFMIILKKITILSQKLFYASPEELKEE is encoded by the exons ATGGGGAAAGACAAGGCCATCGTGGAGCAGGCCAGAGACGATGGTGGAGAGGGTGAGCGCGTGCAACTGAAGCAGCAACTGGGGCTGGTGAATGGCGTGGGCATCATTGTGGGCATCATCGTGGGCAGCGGCATTTTCGTCTCTCCGAAAGGCGTTTTGCTGGAGGCGGGTTCCGTGGGACTGTGTTTGACAGTGTGGGGACTGACTGGAATGATATGTTGCATCGGAGCCATTTGCTACGCAGAGTTAGGAACCTGCATCTTGACCTCGGGTGCCGACTATGGGTACATCATGCAAGCATATGGGGACTTACCCGCCTTCTTGtttctgtgggtgtgtttgGTGGTTATTGTGCCAACTGGAAACGCAATCACTGCTATGACATTCGCTAATTACATATTACAGCCCCTTTTCCCAGGCTGTGGACCTCCAGAACGCGCTGTGACATTGCTTGCAGCCCTTTGCATCA tgcagaaaacaaaggaggggagtgacatggtcccgtttcctagctgtAAACAACAGATGTGCAGTGGAGCTCTGTACTGTCTGCAGTTTCAAAAATTAG ccCTGCTGACCTTTATCAACTGCACCAATGTGAAATGGGCAACTCGAGTTCAGGATACTTTCACCTTTACCAAAATTTTTGCCTTGGCTATCATTGTCATCACAGGTTTAGTCAAACTTGGCATGG GCTCCACAGAAAGCTTTGAAAATCCCTTTGAAGGCTCTACTACAGATCCAGGGCACTTTGCTCTAGCCTTTTACTCAGGACTGTTTTCTTACTCAGGATG GAACTATTTGAATTTTGTGACAGAAGAATTAAAAGACCCATACAA AAATTTGCCACGTGCCATCATGATCTCTTTACCAATGGTGactgtaatttacctgctgactaatgTAGCATACTTCGCTGTTCTGTCTCCAGCAGAAATGTTGGCATCTGATGCTGTGGCTGTG acttttgCAGATCGTACTTTAGGAGTGATGTCGTGGATCATGCCAGTATTTGTTGCCTGTTCAACTTTTGGAGGCTTGAATGGAGCGATCTTTACATCCTCTCG CTTATTCTTCGTTGGGGCTCGCCATGGGCATCTGCCTGGTTTCCTagcaacaataaacataaaacagttGACACCTTTTCCATCTCTGTTATTTGGG TGTGTTACATCACTCATCATGCTGTCTTCTAGTGACATCTATGCGCTCATAAACTATGCCAGCTTTGTTGAAGCACTTTTTATTGGCATGTCCATTGGTGGCCTTCTCCTCCTGCGTGTGACACGTCCAGATATGAAAAGACCCATCAAA GTCAACATTGTGTACCCAATATTCTACTTGATTGTGTGCATCTTCTTGGTGATCACACCACTTACTTCAAGCCCATGGGAGTGTCTGATGGGGCTGATTGTCATTGCTTCAGGCATACCCTTTTATTTTCTGGGAGTTCTGTGGAAAAAGAAGCCTCGGGGTTTCATGATTATCCTCA AAAAAATTACCATTCTGTCACAAAAGCTGTTTTATGCTTCACCagaagaactgaaagaagaatga
- the LOC112577157 gene encoding magnesium-dependent phosphatase 1-like isoform X1, with the protein MVRFHVASLPPQGFRSPNVHRTWRGRHSACHVLLRCLVLMATPTASRSDAPVKPKLIVFDLDYTLWPFWVDTHVDPPFTLAKDGKVYDSHRRHVTYYPQVPEVLQNLHSQGYQLGIASRTSCRQEANELIHLFKWDRFFHFREIFPGSKTTHFRKLQKSSGFEYEDMIFFDDEHRNVVEVEQLGVLCIFVEDGVTKSLVQNALEQFANKRKMSSKHKEF; encoded by the exons ATGG TTCGTTTCCATGTGGCGAGCCTGCCTCCACAAGGCTTCCGCTCACCTAACGTGCACAGGACGTGGCGAGGCCGACACAGCGCGTGTCACGTGCTACTTCGCTGTCTTGTTCTCATGGCAACACCAACAGCTTCCCGCTCAGATGCACCAGTGAAACCAAAGCTGATTGTCTTCGATCTCG ATTACACTCTGTGGCCATTCTGGGTAGATACACATGTTGATCCTCCATTCACGCTAGCCAA agATGGCAAAGTGTATGATTCTCACAGGCGGCATGTAACTTACTATCCTCAAGTTCCAGAAGTTCTTCAGAATCTACATTCTCAGGGTTACCAACTGGGCATAGCATCTCG GACAAGCTGTCGACAAGAAGCCAATGAACTCATCCATTTGTTTAAATGGGACCGCTTTTTTCACTTTAGGGAAATATTTCCTGGCTCCAAGACCACACATTTTAGGAA ATTGCAAAAGAGTTCTGGTTTTGAATATGAAGACATGATTTTCTTTGATGATGAGCACAGAAATGTTGTTGAGGTTGAACAACTAG GAGTTTTGTGCATATTCGTGGAGGATGGGGTAACAAAATCATTAGTACAAAATGCCCTAGAACAatttgcaaacaaaagaaaaatgtcatcaaagCATAAGGAGTTTTGA
- the LOC112577157 gene encoding magnesium-dependent phosphatase 1-like isoform X2: MATPTASRSDAPVKPKLIVFDLDYTLWPFWVDTHVDPPFTLAKDGKVYDSHRRHVTYYPQVPEVLQNLHSQGYQLGIASRTSCRQEANELIHLFKWDRFFHFREIFPGSKTTHFRKLQKSSGFEYEDMIFFDDEHRNVVEVEQLGVLCIFVEDGVTKSLVQNALEQFANKRKMSSKHKEF; encoded by the exons ATGGCAACACCAACAGCTTCCCGCTCAGATGCACCAGTGAAACCAAAGCTGATTGTCTTCGATCTCG ATTACACTCTGTGGCCATTCTGGGTAGATACACATGTTGATCCTCCATTCACGCTAGCCAA agATGGCAAAGTGTATGATTCTCACAGGCGGCATGTAACTTACTATCCTCAAGTTCCAGAAGTTCTTCAGAATCTACATTCTCAGGGTTACCAACTGGGCATAGCATCTCG GACAAGCTGTCGACAAGAAGCCAATGAACTCATCCATTTGTTTAAATGGGACCGCTTTTTTCACTTTAGGGAAATATTTCCTGGCTCCAAGACCACACATTTTAGGAA ATTGCAAAAGAGTTCTGGTTTTGAATATGAAGACATGATTTTCTTTGATGATGAGCACAGAAATGTTGTTGAGGTTGAACAACTAG GAGTTTTGTGCATATTCGTGGAGGATGGGGTAACAAAATCATTAGTACAAAATGCCCTAGAACAatttgcaaacaaaagaaaaatgtcatcaaagCATAAGGAGTTTTGA
- the LOC112577154 gene encoding Y+L amino acid transporter 2-like isoform X3, translating to MGKDKAIVEQARDDGGEGERVQLKQQLGLVNGVGIIVGIIVGSGIFVSPKGVLLEAGSVGLCLTVWGLTGMICCIGAICYAELGTCILTSGADYGYIMQAYGDLPAFLFLWVCLVVIVPTGNAITAMTFANYILQPLFPGCGPPERAVTLLAALCITLLTFINCTNVKWATRVQDTFTFTKIFALAIIVITGLVKLGMGSTESFENPFEGSTTDPGHFALAFYSGLFSYSGWNYLNFVTEELKDPYKNLPRAIMISLPMVTVIYLLTNVAYFAVLSPAEMLASDAVAVTFADRTLGVMSWIMPVFVACSTFGGLNGAIFTSSRLFFVGARHGHLPGFLATINIKQLTPFPSLLFGCVTSLIMLSSSDIYALINYASFVEALFIGMSIGGLLLLRVTRPDMKRPIKVNIVYPIFYLIVCIFLVITPLTSSPWECLMGLIVIASGIPFYFLGVLWKKKPRGFMIILKKITILSQKLFYASPEELKEE from the exons ATGGGGAAAGACAAGGCCATCGTGGAGCAGGCCAGAGACGATGGTGGAGAGGGTGAGCGCGTGCAACTGAAGCAGCAACTGGGGCTGGTGAATGGCGTGGGCATCATTGTGGGCATCATCGTGGGCAGCGGCATTTTCGTCTCTCCGAAAGGCGTTTTGCTGGAGGCGGGTTCCGTGGGACTGTGTTTGACAGTGTGGGGACTGACTGGAATGATATGTTGCATCGGAGCCATTTGCTACGCAGAGTTAGGAACCTGCATCTTGACCTCGGGTGCCGACTATGGGTACATCATGCAAGCATATGGGGACTTACCCGCCTTCTTGtttctgtgggtgtgtttgGTGGTTATTGTGCCAACTGGAAACGCAATCACTGCTATGACATTCGCTAATTACATATTACAGCCCCTTTTCCCAGGCTGTGGACCTCCAGAACGCGCTGTGACATTGCTTGCAGCCCTTTGCATCA ccCTGCTGACCTTTATCAACTGCACCAATGTGAAATGGGCAACTCGAGTTCAGGATACTTTCACCTTTACCAAAATTTTTGCCTTGGCTATCATTGTCATCACAGGTTTAGTCAAACTTGGCATGG GCTCCACAGAAAGCTTTGAAAATCCCTTTGAAGGCTCTACTACAGATCCAGGGCACTTTGCTCTAGCCTTTTACTCAGGACTGTTTTCTTACTCAGGATG GAACTATTTGAATTTTGTGACAGAAGAATTAAAAGACCCATACAA AAATTTGCCACGTGCCATCATGATCTCTTTACCAATGGTGactgtaatttacctgctgactaatgTAGCATACTTCGCTGTTCTGTCTCCAGCAGAAATGTTGGCATCTGATGCTGTGGCTGTG acttttgCAGATCGTACTTTAGGAGTGATGTCGTGGATCATGCCAGTATTTGTTGCCTGTTCAACTTTTGGAGGCTTGAATGGAGCGATCTTTACATCCTCTCG CTTATTCTTCGTTGGGGCTCGCCATGGGCATCTGCCTGGTTTCCTagcaacaataaacataaaacagttGACACCTTTTCCATCTCTGTTATTTGGG TGTGTTACATCACTCATCATGCTGTCTTCTAGTGACATCTATGCGCTCATAAACTATGCCAGCTTTGTTGAAGCACTTTTTATTGGCATGTCCATTGGTGGCCTTCTCCTCCTGCGTGTGACACGTCCAGATATGAAAAGACCCATCAAA GTCAACATTGTGTACCCAATATTCTACTTGATTGTGTGCATCTTCTTGGTGATCACACCACTTACTTCAAGCCCATGGGAGTGTCTGATGGGGCTGATTGTCATTGCTTCAGGCATACCCTTTTATTTTCTGGGAGTTCTGTGGAAAAAGAAGCCTCGGGGTTTCATGATTATCCTCA AAAAAATTACCATTCTGTCACAAAAGCTGTTTTATGCTTCACCagaagaactgaaagaagaatga
- the LOC112577156 gene encoding protein disulfide isomerase-like 2-2 produces the protein MTTARAACVLRTVFFAMFLTFSGCLSQIHELNKESVEEFRKNKLLVVIFVDSPTCTRCRILFPFFVAASQAFPRDPEIFFARVHDKRLVQEWGIAELPALIFYRDGIEDHDFFLVDVTVDEILDEIARRLHGNYRAVERKYAVEVTAHNFQEIVKTPRQSVLLLTYNKDTQEAVSIMENVAKVFRNDDAILICKLNVDKEAALRDSQYKSRDVPAVFWYHASDKSVAKRFGGNISIYMQTNFINQQTGLDRNIDGSMKDTSGRIRQFDVALAEHADHVLQADPEVLGRLIKQFASEKSQLERQHKEFADYYIYLLQKTRASGKLDKMMSLIMDLNKKLDESEDLLPKQEDSLRRKRNILIYFGNLQDEAEKLKREKEAEEKKQKDKEKAEEEKQKRVKEEEERKKKEDDSKKTKAIPSLKKMGQPPQYTAQATIHKRSIEEL, from the exons TTCCGCAAAAACAAGCTGCTGGTCGTCATATTTGTTGACAGCCCAA CCTGCACACGATGCCGGATTCTCTTCCCCTTCTTCGTGGCGGCGTCACAGGCCTTCCCACGTGACCCCGAGATTTTCTTCGCGCGCGTGCACGACAAGCGCTTGGTGCAGGAATGGGGCATCGCCGAGCTGCCAGCACTTATTTTCTACCGAGATGGCATCGAGGATCACGATTT CTTTTTGGTGGATGTGACGGTTGATGAAATTCTCGACGAGATCGCGAGGAGACTTCATGGCAACTACAGGGCGGTGGAGCGGAAATACGCCGTGGAGGTCACCGCCCACAACTTCCAGGAAATTGTCAAGACACCGAGACAGAGCGTTCTCTTACTTACCTACAACAAAG ACACGCAGGAGGCGGTGAGCATCATGGAGAACGTGGCCAAGGTCTTCCGCAACGATGACGCG ATCTTGATATGTAAGCTGAATGTGGACAAGGAGGCAGCACTGCGGGACAGCCA GTACAAGTCCAGGGATGTACCCGCGGTCTTCTGGTACCACGCTAGCGACAAAAGTGTGGCCAAGCGG TTTGGCGGCAACATCTCCATCTACATGCAGACAAACTTCATCAACCAACAAACAGGACTCGACCGGAATATAGACGGCAGCATGAAAGATACG TCAGGGCGAATCCGTCAGTTTGATGTGGCGCTGGCTGAGCATGCTGATCACGTGCTGCAGGCTGACCCGGAAGTTCTG GGGCGGCTCATTAAACAGTTCGCAAGCGAAAAGTCACAGCTGGAGCGACAACACAAAGA ATTCGCCGACTACTACATCTACCTGCTGCAGAAGACGAGGGCAAGCGGCAAGCTGGACAAAATGATGTCTCTCATCATGGACCTCAACAAGAAGCTTGACGAAAGTGAAG ATCTACTCCCTAAACAAGAAGACTCcctgaggaggaagagaaacatCCTCATCTACTTCGGAAACTTACAAGATGAAGCGGAGAAACTGAAACGAGAGAAAGAGGCGgaagagaagaaacagaaagacaagGAGAAGGCCGAAGAAGAGAAGCAGAAACGcgtgaaagaggaagaagaaagaaagaagaaagaagacgatTCCAAGAAGACCAAGGCGATCCCCTCGCTGAAGAAGATGGGCCAGCCTCCCCAGTACACCGCCCAAGCCACCATCCACAAGCGCAGCATCGAGGAGCTGTAG